The following proteins come from a genomic window of Miscanthus floridulus cultivar M001 chromosome 2, ASM1932011v1, whole genome shotgun sequence:
- the LOC136538804 gene encoding protein YABBY 3-like, with protein MSSSSSSSSAASAATVFPPSPQLPPPLLVENLPPLHQLTPVAAAAAPASEQLCYVHCHFCDTVLVVSVPTSSLFKTVTVRCGHCSSLLTVNMRGLLFPGTPTNTAAAAAPPIAAVTSTTTTAATITTAPPPATSVNNGQFHFPQSLNLAPNPHHQSLLLDEISSAANPSLQLLEQHGLGGLIPSGRNAAAPPPPPPLAAGKGAKEPSPRTNPVINRPPEKRQRVPSAYNRFIKDEIQRIKAGNPDISHREAFSAAAKNWAHFPHIHFGLMPDHQGLKKTSLLPQDLQRKDGLLKEGLYAAAANMGVSPY; from the exons atgtcgtcctcgtcctcgtcgtcctccgctGCCTCCGCGGCCACGGTGTTCCCGCCGTCCCCGCAGCTGCCGCCTCCGCTCCTGGTGGAGAACCTCCCGCCGCTGCATCAGCTCACGCCGgtagcggcggcggccgcgccggCCTCCGAGCAGCTCTGCTACGTGCACTGCCACTTCTGCGACACCGTCCTCGTC GTGAGCGTGCCTACGAGCAGCTTGTTCAAGACGGTGACGGTACGATGCGGCCACTGCAGCAGCTTGCTCACCGTCAACATGAGGGGCCTCCTCTTCCCGGGCACGCCGACGAACACAGCCGCGGCGGCCGCACCACCAATAGCTGCTGTCACTAGTactaccaccaccgccgccaccatcaccacggcgccgccgccggccacctcGGTCAACAACGGGCAGTTCCACTTCCCCCAGTCGCTCAACCTCGCGCCCAACCCTCACCACCAATCCCTCCTGCTG GACGAGATATCCAGCGCCGCGAACCCGAGCCTGCAGTTGCTGGAGCAGCACGGCCTCGGCGGCCTGATCCCCAGCGGCAGGaacgccgccgcgccgcccccgcccccgccgcttGCAGCGGGTAAAGGGGCCAAAGAGCCGTCGCCGCGCACTAACCCCGTCATCAACAGAC CTCCGGAGAAGAGGCAGCGGGTGCCGTCGGCGTACAACCGCTTCATCAA GGACGAAATCCAACGCATCAAGGCTGGCAATCCCGACATCTCGCACAGGGAGGCCTTCAGCGCGGCGGCCAAGAAC TGGGCACACTTTCCACACATCCACTTTGGACTCATGCCGGATCACCAGGGGCTCAAGAAGACAAGCCTGCTTCCTCAG GATCTCCAGAGAAAGGACGGGCTTCTAAAGGAAGGGCTCTACGCGGCGGCGGCCAACATGGGGGTTTCTCCATACTAA
- the LOC136538805 gene encoding protein GRAVITROPIC IN THE LIGHT 1-like: protein MLHKFALAFKTKTIEFFAEEEEDEDADRFARSPAPGADGVLAGQRVVVLKPDPLNPNPSADGEGKAASGQEAAVAAALATASSFQAAYLHLQAAHAPFLPDAAAAADAAAVSHLRRLSELKRIARGGPADPPSPDGDGTLTAHLEAQVRENQALLRSFDSVVNRLQASLDAKDAAAAALRLDLEALDDANARLAGRLDRALAPPPGSDAVGAMLSAGVFDSVLRDALRVAHRFARALAEVLRCAGWDLAAAAEAAYPGVSYSKAGHCRYALLSRVCLSMFDGFDSYQFGATAGATELGGIELATRRNESLQQFIEHSDADPMELMNSSPDCEFAQFCDRKYTQLIHPGIESSLFGNSDCGTLPVMSVASPLYELFVAMASSIWTVHRLAWAYDPAVGIFQVGRGTEFSMVYMENIVRSKGFVGSKELGKPVRPKVGFTVVPGFRLGGTVIQCRVYLDHGKREEDIIDSI from the coding sequence ATGCTCCACAAGTTCGCGCTCGCGTTCAAGACCAAGACCATCGAGTTCttcgccgaggaggaggaggacgaggacgccgACCGATTCGCGCGCTCTCCGGCGCCGGGGGCGGATGGGGTCCTTGCCGGGCAGCGCGTGGTCGTGCTGAAGCCCGACCcgctgaaccctaaccctagcgcgGATGGGGAGGGGAAGGCGGCGTCCGGGCAGGAGGCCGCCGTCGCTGCGGCGCTCGCGACGGCCTCGTCGTTCCAGGCGGCGTACCTGCACCTGCAGGCCGCCCACGCGCCGTTCCTGCCTgatgcggcggcggccgcggacgCCGCCGCGGTGTCGCACCTCCGGCGGCTGTCGGAGCTCAAGCGGATCGCAAGGGGCGGGCCGGCGGACCCGCCCTCGCCTGACGGGGACGGGACTCTCACGGCGCACCTCGAGGCCCAGGTGCGCGAGAACCAGGCGCTGCTGCGGTCGTTCGACTCCGTGGTGAACCGCCTACAGGCGTCCCTCGACGCCAAGGACGCCGCGGCTGCCGCGCTGCGGCTGGACCTCGAGGCGCTCGACGACGCCAACGCGCGGCTCGCGGGCCGCCTCGACCGCGCGCTCGCGCCTCCGCCAGGCAGCGACGCCGTCGGCGCGATGCTGTCCGCGGGCGTCTTCGACTCTGTCCTCCGCGACGCGCTCCGCGTCGCCCACCGATTTGCCCGCGCGCTTGCCGAGGTCCTCCGGTGCGCTGGGTGGGACCTGGCCGCGGCTGCAGAGGCCGCCTACCCTGGTGTCTCCTACTCCAAGGCCGGCCACTGCCGCTACGCGCTCCTGTCCCGCGTCTGCCTCTCCATGTTTGACGGATTCGACTCCTACCAATTCGGCGCCACAGCTGGCGCCACAGAGCTTGGAGGAATCGAGCTGGCAACCCGTAGGAACGAGTCATTGCAGCAATTCATCGAGCACTCAGATGCAGACCCCATGGAGCTGATGAATTCAAGCCCGGACTGCGAGTTTGCCCAATTTTGCGACCGCAAGTACACACAGCTGATCCATCCTGGCATCGAGTCCTCACTGTTTGGGAATTCAGACTGCGGAACATTGCCAGTGATGAGTGTGGCCAGCCCACTCTACGAGCTGTTTGTAGCAATGGCAAGCTCAATATGGACAGTCCACAGGTTAGCCTGGGCGTATGACCCAGCAGTCGGCATATTCCAGGTCGGCCGGGGCACAGAGTTCTCAATGGTGTACATGGAGAACATTGTCCGGTCGAAGGGTTTTGTGGGGAGCAAGGAGCTCGGGAAGCCAGTGCGACCAAAGGTTGGGTTCACGGTGGTGCCGGGCTTCCGGCTTGGAGGGACAGTGATCCAGTGTAGGGTGTATCTAGATCATGGGAAGAGGGAGGAAGACATTATAGATTCGATTTGA